Proteins encoded within one genomic window of Lactococcus garvieae:
- a CDS encoding DNA-binding protein, translating to MNREVKNFPLLLTREMAANFLGIDPKSFDKYVRSSDELKRFMVGKQERYTITELEKFIVNHSIH from the coding sequence ATGAATCGTGAAGTAAAAAACTTTCCTTTATTGTTGACAAGGGAAATGGCAGCTAATTTCTTAGGGATTGACCCAAAATCTTTTGACAAGTATGTTAGGAGTTCAGATGAGCTAAAAAGGTTCATGGTTGGAAAACAGGAGCGTTATACAATCACTGAACTTGAAAAATTTATTGTTAATCATTCAATCCATTAA